Proteins from a genomic interval of uncultured Methanocorpusculum sp.:
- a CDS encoding transcriptional regulator: MVKVPCQEIVWDIIPAIQAALAAELVNLGVSQIQVAKSLSLAPSAVSQYLSGKRGYRIVFDDEIQAVIAKLAEEIKSGSVTDEELETKFCVICRSLRGRSECGYSSE, encoded by the coding sequence ATGGTAAAAGTTCCCTGTCAGGAAATCGTCTGGGATATCATTCCTGCAATACAGGCTGCTCTTGCGGCTGAGCTCGTGAATCTTGGGGTGTCGCAGATTCAGGTTGCTAAATCTCTCTCTCTCGCCCCGTCCGCTGTATCCCAGTACTTATCCGGCAAACGGGGCTATAGAATCGTTTTTGATGATGAGATACAAGCTGTCATCGCAAAACTTGCCGAAGAGATCAAATCCGGTTCGGTCACTGACGAGGAACTTGAGACAAAATTCTGTGTTATCTGCCGCTCACTCAGAGGGCGGAGCGAGTGCGGATATTCATCCGAGTAG
- a CDS encoding HAD family hydrolase: protein MDNTLHDLRGARIAAADALMAYCGVFGDLQFYSLNRNPPTLIEDSVTAYIADGVEGDFNECTWLYHTLEHACISLFDGMNEVLKALKTNGVKLAIISNADPEETERRLNTMHIMPYFDAVVTPDTFGIKKPNPLVFEKTLELLGVSAEEAVMIGDKKDRDVFPPRELNIFAIHAVYGTLEQPDTEYTAAKPSEILEILSRTDN from the coding sequence ATGGATAACACCCTCCATGATTTACGTGGAGCACGGATCGCCGCAGCGGATGCCTTAATGGCGTATTGCGGGGTATTTGGCGACCTGCAATTTTATTCCCTGAATCGAAATCCCCCTACATTGATTGAGGATTCGGTCACTGCATATATCGCAGATGGTGTCGAGGGTGATTTCAATGAATGTACTTGGCTCTATCACACACTCGAACATGCATGTATTTCCCTGTTTGACGGGATGAACGAAGTTTTGAAAGCGTTGAAGACAAATGGTGTGAAACTTGCAATCATCTCAAATGCGGATCCTGAAGAGACAGAGAGACGATTGAACACCATGCATATCATGCCATATTTCGACGCAGTGGTTACCCCAGATACATTTGGAATTAAGAAACCGAATCCGCTTGTCTTTGAAAAAACTCTGGAACTTCTCGGAGTCTCCGCAGAAGAAGCGGTAATGATCGGAGATAAGAAGGACCGGGACGTTTTTCCGCCGAGAGAGTTGAATATTTTTGCCATTCATGCAGTGTACGGAACGCTGGAACAACCAGATACGGAGTACACAGCTGCAAAACCATCAGAGATACTAGAGATACTTAGTAGAACTGACAATTAG
- a CDS encoding SagB/ThcOx family dehydrogenase, giving the protein MIQNAGDIFIDATKYPSTTRTDAALGRPEPTRPRPSGNTRVLPDPLKNHLAMDLTTALQTRRSLRMFTGSAITEEQLSYLLWATQGITGQSEMFRSSPSAGAIHPIDIYVAIQNVTGLPIGIWRYYANGHMLELIEEGPNAISALGKACMMQPAVMRAPVLFCFVATPYRTVWKYGVRGYRDIFLDAGHLCENLYLAGTQEELGICGIGAFYDDEAHKALNLSKDQIFLYAAACGHPKK; this is encoded by the coding sequence ATGATACAAAATGCCGGAGATATATTTATTGATGCAACAAAATATCCCTCAACAACACGTACGGATGCAGCTTTAGGCAGACCCGAACCAACCCGTCCAAGACCTTCGGGAAATACCCGTGTACTCCCAGATCCTCTGAAAAATCATCTTGCAATGGATCTTACCACGGCATTGCAGACTCGCCGTTCTCTTCGCATGTTTACGGGATCTGCCATAACCGAAGAACAGTTATCCTATCTTCTCTGGGCTACTCAGGGAATTACCGGACAGTCTGAAATGTTCAGGAGTTCGCCTTCAGCAGGCGCCATCCATCCAATTGATATTTATGTTGCAATCCAGAACGTGACCGGACTTCCTATCGGTATATGGAGATATTACGCCAACGGTCACATGCTTGAACTGATTGAGGAGGGACCAAACGCGATTAGTGCACTTGGAAAAGCATGCATGATGCAGCCGGCAGTAATGCGTGCTCCGGTTCTGTTCTGTTTTGTTGCAACACCATATAGGACGGTCTGGAAGTATGGAGTTCGGGGATACAGAGATATTTTTCTTGATGCCGGCCATCTTTGTGAAAATCTGTACCTTGCAGGAACACAGGAAGAACTGGGTATCTGCGGGATCGGCGCATTCTACGATGATGAGGCACATAAAGCTCTGAACTTATCGAAAGACCAGATCTTTTTGTATGCCGCTGCATGCGGTCATCCAAAAAAATAA
- a CDS encoding 4Fe-4S dicluster domain-containing protein: MKTKSRIYEMGGVITEVNGDFCILRLRLPAGIVTPDLLIAVGKIAQKYNLDNVHLTTRQTLEIPHIKISELETVAEELLANGHDIGAERAEVVNITACPGTDRCKLANIDSLHLAKEIDNRYFRKDMPGKIRIAISACPNACTSETLNEIGITGLRKPIREDGQCTGCGTCVQFCREEALEVRDGSIVMLDDHCLNCGTCIRSCLYGLLQSEATAYKITFGGRRGRHPKVGSTLITVNSEEAALLVIDAIIDWIYRFARLDVPVVSQIGKDLKIEEIKEILKKKIPATSIVAE; the protein is encoded by the coding sequence ATGAAAACAAAATCCCGCATATATGAGATGGGAGGGGTCATCACCGAAGTTAATGGGGATTTCTGTATTCTTCGTCTTCGCCTGCCTGCAGGTATCGTAACCCCAGACCTGCTCATCGCAGTCGGAAAGATTGCACAAAAATACAACCTCGATAATGTACATCTGACGACACGCCAGACGCTTGAAATACCTCATATCAAAATCAGTGAACTCGAGACCGTGGCGGAGGAACTGCTTGCAAACGGACATGATATCGGAGCTGAACGTGCTGAAGTAGTCAATATCACTGCATGTCCGGGAACGGATAGATGTAAACTTGCCAATATCGATTCGCTCCATCTTGCCAAGGAGATAGACAATAGATATTTCCGGAAAGATATGCCGGGAAAAATTCGGATTGCCATTTCCGCATGCCCCAACGCCTGTACCAGCGAAACACTGAATGAAATAGGTATTACAGGTCTTAGAAAGCCGATCCGTGAAGATGGTCAATGTACCGGATGCGGAACATGTGTACAGTTTTGCCGGGAAGAAGCACTCGAAGTTCGCGATGGATCTATTGTCATGCTAGATGACCACTGTCTTAACTGTGGAACATGTATCCGATCATGTTTGTATGGTCTTTTGCAATCGGAAGCAACAGCCTACAAAATCACATTCGGCGGGAGGCGGGGCAGACATCCAAAAGTAGGTTCGACTCTTATTACAGTTAACTCTGAAGAAGCAGCCCTTCTCGTGATCGATGCAATCATCGACTGGATTTACCGCTTTGCCCGACTGGATGTTCCCGTTGTAAGCCAGATTGGTAAAGATCTCAAAATTGAAGAGATCAAAGAAATCCTGAAAAAGAAAATTCCGGCAACGTCAATAGTGGCTGAATAA
- a CDS encoding rubredoxin produces the protein MAKYICIFCSYIFDEDVGDPAHGVPPGTKYESLPDTWVCPLCLVPKSKPGLFRKIED, from the coding sequence ATGGCGAAGTACATTTGCATCTTTTGCTCGTACATTTTTGACGAGGATGTAGGCGATCCGGCCCACGGTGTCCCTCCCGGAACAAAATATGAGAGTCTACCCGATACGTGGGTGTGTCCGCTTTGTTTAGTTCCGAAAAGTAAGCCTGGTCTTTTCAGAAAAATTGAAGACTAA
- a CDS encoding formylmethanofuran dehydrogenase subunit C, which yields MNTVTVTMVKQPQLFLEADLVTPDQFAGKSIEAIGAIEISEGKIKYPLASFAKIEGASGATAAETKIVLNGDWTRVKRVGQNMTAGEIVINSNVDMYTGGWMKGGKLTVNGNADSFTGIAMAGGELTINGDCQNHVGSAYRGDWRGMTGGVLRVTGNVGNDIGTFMRGGTIIVEGDAFIHVHTHGEGGMIIVKGNVEGRVGGQSVKGDVFVNGKIDYMMPGYKYVDDVEKEVDGAKAVYAHYIGDLGERHPESKGAKIFTNLYLKK from the coding sequence ATGAACACAGTAACAGTTACTATGGTAAAACAGCCTCAGCTGTTCCTTGAAGCTGATCTGGTAACCCCAGATCAGTTCGCAGGGAAATCCATCGAAGCAATCGGTGCAATTGAAATTTCCGAAGGAAAAATCAAATATCCCCTTGCATCATTCGCTAAGATTGAAGGAGCATCTGGTGCAACTGCAGCAGAGACCAAAATCGTCTTGAATGGCGACTGGACCCGTGTAAAGCGTGTCGGTCAGAACATGACTGCCGGTGAAATCGTAATCAACAGCAATGTAGATATGTACACCGGCGGCTGGATGAAAGGTGGAAAGCTCACCGTTAACGGCAATGCAGATTCCTTTACTGGAATCGCAATGGCCGGTGGCGAACTTACTATCAATGGAGACTGCCAGAACCACGTTGGTTCTGCATATCGCGGCGACTGGCGTGGTATGACTGGTGGTGTTCTCCGTGTAACAGGTAATGTCGGTAACGATATTGGTACCTTTATGCGCGGTGGAACTATCATTGTCGAAGGCGATGCATTTATTCACGTCCACACCCATGGTGAGGGTGGAATGATCATTGTTAAAGGCAATGTTGAAGGCCGTGTCGGCGGTCAGTCCGTCAAAGGCGACGTGTTCGTCAACGGCAAGATTGACTACATGATGCCCGGCTACAAGTACGTCGATGATGTAGAAAAAGAAGTAGACGGCGCAAAAGCTGTTTATGCACACTACATTGGTGACCTTGGTGAACGTCATCCCGAATCCAAGGGCGCCAAAATATTTACCAACCTCTATCTGAAGAAATAA
- a CDS encoding formylmethanofuran dehydrogenase subunit A codes for MTEYIIKNGCVIDPTQGIKGQKMDICIKDGKIVDKVSNAAKVIDAAGKAVMAGGVDVHSHVAGPKVDAGRLFRPEDKLFKSPMRKNNLRMEMGCSVPSVSKTGYDYARLGYGFVMEAAMPPLEAAHVHEEIRDTPIIDEAAMPVLGNNWFLLEYFKNHEIENAGAYASWILNATRGYALKCVNPGGTEAWGWGLNCITIHDKVPYFDITPAEIVKGLIETNEYLKLPHSIHVHANNLGNPGNYTTTLDTLKLVEGYKANNAFGREQVMHHTHIQFHCYGGDSFKSSSFESKSKEVMDYVNKQKGLTIDTGNVTLDETTTMTADGPFEYHLTHLNHLKWTNVDIELETAAGIVPFIYDPKTYIAGAQWAIGLEVALFAKDKERCFITTDHPNAGPFWRYPRIYKWLLSAKARNDVIANELKYGDKVVDTTYIGELSDKEISLYELAQMTRSGVAKSLGLSNLYGSLKTGMNANVAVYDVDPENLPSDPEQYETAFGNAFAFFKDGVLCIENNEIVNYSMPKKTVWVNSIVPENKQVERDIRDKFLHSYTVDLENYAVFDEHVHNPYAIKVDITE; via the coding sequence ATGACCGAGTACATTATCAAAAACGGATGTGTAATTGATCCAACACAGGGTATCAAAGGGCAGAAGATGGATATCTGCATCAAAGACGGCAAAATTGTTGACAAAGTCAGCAATGCAGCTAAAGTTATTGATGCAGCCGGCAAAGCAGTCATGGCAGGAGGAGTTGATGTTCATTCCCACGTTGCTGGACCGAAAGTAGATGCCGGTCGTCTCTTCCGTCCGGAAGATAAGCTCTTCAAGTCTCCGATGAGAAAGAACAATCTCAGAATGGAGATGGGTTGCTCTGTCCCGTCTGTTTCAAAGACAGGATATGACTACGCTCGTCTGGGGTACGGCTTTGTTATGGAGGCAGCAATGCCGCCACTTGAAGCAGCTCACGTTCATGAAGAAATCCGTGATACGCCGATCATTGATGAAGCAGCAATGCCGGTTCTTGGTAACAACTGGTTCTTACTTGAATACTTTAAGAACCATGAAATTGAGAACGCCGGTGCATATGCATCTTGGATTCTCAATGCAACCCGTGGTTACGCACTGAAGTGTGTCAATCCAGGAGGAACAGAAGCATGGGGCTGGGGTCTTAACTGTATCACAATCCATGACAAAGTACCTTACTTCGACATCACTCCTGCTGAGATCGTGAAAGGATTAATCGAGACGAATGAGTATCTTAAACTCCCGCACTCAATCCACGTTCACGCAAACAACCTCGGTAACCCAGGAAACTACACAACCACTCTCGACACTCTCAAACTTGTTGAAGGCTATAAGGCAAACAATGCCTTTGGTCGTGAGCAGGTCATGCACCACACGCACATTCAATTCCACTGTTATGGCGGTGACTCATTCAAGTCCAGTTCCTTTGAATCCAAATCCAAAGAAGTCATGGACTATGTCAACAAGCAGAAGGGTCTGACCATTGATACTGGTAACGTCACTCTTGATGAAACCACTACTATGACTGCAGACGGACCATTTGAGTACCATCTGACTCACCTCAACCACCTTAAGTGGACCAATGTCGACATTGAGCTTGAGACTGCAGCTGGTATTGTTCCGTTTATCTACGACCCGAAAACCTATATCGCAGGTGCTCAGTGGGCAATCGGTCTTGAAGTTGCGCTCTTTGCCAAAGACAAGGAACGCTGTTTCATTACGACCGATCACCCGAATGCAGGTCCGTTCTGGAGATACCCGAGAATCTACAAGTGGCTCCTTTCTGCAAAAGCACGTAATGATGTCATTGCAAACGAACTCAAGTACGGCGACAAAGTCGTTGACACGACATACATCGGCGAACTCTCAGACAAGGAAATCTCCCTCTACGAGCTTGCACAGATGACCCGTTCCGGTGTTGCAAAGTCACTTGGTCTCTCCAACCTCTACGGCAGCTTAAAGACCGGCATGAACGCCAACGTAGCTGTCTACGATGTTGATCCGGAGAACCTCCCGAGCGACCCCGAACAGTATGAAACTGCTTTCGGTAACGCCTTTGCATTCTTCAAGGACGGAGTCCTCTGTATTGAGAACAACGAGATCGTTAACTACAGCATGCCGAAGAAGACCGTATGGGTCAACTCCATTGTTCCAGAGAACAAACAGGTTGAACGTGATATTCGCGATAAATTCCTTCATTCCTACACCGTTGACCTTGAAAACTATGCTGTCTTTGATGAACACGTACACAACCCGTACGCAATCAAAGTGGACATTACGGAGTAA
- a CDS encoding formylmethanofuran dehydrogenase subunit B: MQEVIKHVACPYCGSCCDDLEITVEDGKIIEVKNACIIGTEIYHHASREGRVGSPRRRQPDGTYKDITYDEAIDFTAKMLIKAKKPLIFGFGSTNCEGMAAAGRVAEDAGAVLDNCASICHGSSFLAIFDTGYPSCTLGEVKNRADVVIYWGSNPAHAHPRHMSRYGVFPRGFFTGKGARGRKVIVVDPRYTDTARCADHFLQVQQGHDYDLFDAFRMVMHGYGSELPAVVAGIPKEKILEVCDVIKAGRYVHIFFGMGLCHSDGRNHNVDIAINLVRDINEVTKCTIMAMRGHYNIAGPGVVWAWQFGFPYCIDLSKGSHAHMNPGETSSVDLANRGEIDAFINIGTDAGAHFPIRAFEKIGSSMPVVTIDPSVNMAATVSDVHIPVAIVGVETGGICYRMDNVPIQYRAVVKPFNGILTDEELFDKIYERMQELKKAGVTSDGTWDYATPLADVRPVKEVYE; the protein is encoded by the coding sequence ATGCAAGAAGTAATCAAGCACGTTGCATGCCCCTACTGTGGATCTTGTTGCGATGATCTCGAGATCACCGTTGAAGACGGCAAGATCATTGAAGTTAAGAATGCATGCATTATTGGTACTGAGATCTATCACCACGCGTCCCGCGAAGGTCGTGTGGGATCTCCACGCCGCCGACAGCCTGATGGAACCTACAAGGATATCACTTACGATGAAGCGATCGACTTTACTGCAAAGATGCTGATAAAGGCAAAGAAGCCACTCATTTTCGGGTTTGGGTCAACAAACTGTGAAGGAATGGCTGCAGCAGGTCGTGTTGCAGAAGACGCAGGTGCAGTTCTTGATAATTGTGCATCGATTTGTCATGGATCTTCTTTCCTGGCAATTTTCGATACCGGATATCCATCATGTACCCTTGGTGAAGTTAAGAACCGTGCAGATGTTGTCATTTACTGGGGTTCCAACCCGGCACATGCTCACCCGCGCCACATGTCAAGATATGGTGTCTTCCCGCGTGGATTCTTCACTGGGAAAGGAGCTCGTGGAAGAAAGGTTATCGTAGTCGATCCAAGATACACCGATACTGCACGTTGTGCAGACCACTTCCTTCAGGTTCAGCAGGGTCATGACTATGACCTGTTCGATGCATTCCGTATGGTAATGCATGGATATGGCTCTGAACTTCCTGCTGTTGTTGCAGGTATTCCAAAAGAAAAGATTCTTGAAGTCTGTGACGTTATCAAAGCAGGACGTTATGTCCACATCTTCTTTGGAATGGGTCTCTGCCACTCCGATGGTCGTAACCACAACGTTGATATTGCAATCAATCTTGTCCGTGATATCAACGAGGTTACCAAATGCACCATCATGGCAATGCGTGGACACTACAATATTGCAGGTCCCGGTGTCGTATGGGCATGGCAGTTTGGTTTCCCCTACTGTATTGACCTGAGCAAAGGGTCCCATGCACACATGAATCCAGGTGAGACTTCATCAGTTGATCTCGCAAACCGTGGAGAAATCGATGCGTTCATTAACATCGGAACTGATGCAGGCGCACACTTCCCAATTCGTGCATTTGAGAAGATCGGAAGCTCCATGCCGGTGGTAACTATTGATCCATCTGTCAACATGGCCGCAACCGTCTCGGATGTTCACATCCCTGTTGCAATTGTCGGTGTTGAAACCGGTGGTATCTGCTATCGTATGGACAACGTTCCAATCCAGTACCGTGCAGTTGTTAAACCCTTCAACGGTATCCTGACCGATGAGGAGCTCTTTGACAAGATCTATGAACGTATGCAGGAGCTCAAGAAGGCCGGTGTTACCTCTGACGGTACCTGGGATTATGCAACTCCGCTTGCTGATGTTAGACCTGTAAAGGAGGTCTACGAATGA
- a CDS encoding molybdopterin dinucleotide binding domain-containing protein, translated as MTKLHLNMVTQRAVEEGEAMESGKTTQKYFDVCSLIEMNADDIKEMDINLNTVVKVTSECGEVYVRAVIGRQTCPPGLCHIRQGVWANQVVPPRTQSTGEPQYSGFPVTVEPAPEARIVLAVELIQKACNKWNGKLLWPM; from the coding sequence ATGACAAAATTACATCTCAACATGGTCACCCAGCGAGCCGTCGAAGAAGGCGAAGCTATGGAATCTGGGAAGACCACCCAGAAATATTTTGATGTCTGCAGTCTCATCGAAATGAATGCCGATGACATCAAAGAGATGGATATCAACTTAAATACCGTCGTCAAAGTAACCAGTGAATGCGGTGAAGTCTATGTCCGAGCTGTAATCGGAAGACAGACCTGCCCGCCTGGACTTTGTCACATCCGTCAGGGTGTCTGGGCAAACCAGGTCGTCCCGCCGCGGACTCAGTCAACTGGTGAACCGCAGTACAGTGGATTCCCGGTTACCGTTGAACCAGCTCCAGAAGCAAGAATCGTTCTAGCAGTTGAGCTTATTCAGAAAGCATGCAACAAATGGAATGGTAAGTTGCTCTGGCCAATGTGA
- a CDS encoding hydrogenase iron-sulfur subunit, which yields MSDEWKPKIIGIICNWCSYAGADGAGSARTQYPPDIRIVRVMCTGRIDTLFVLKAFADGADGVLVSGCHFGDCHYLAGNFKAAKRMFLVKSILNNMGIEHRRFRMTFVSASEGAKWAVVITDVINTIKEIGPSPIGEERKRRGL from the coding sequence ATGTCTGACGAGTGGAAACCCAAGATTATCGGTATCATCTGCAACTGGTGTTCCTATGCCGGAGCAGACGGTGCAGGTTCAGCCCGTACCCAGTATCCTCCGGACATCCGTATCGTCCGTGTTATGTGTACCGGTCGTATCGACACCCTGTTCGTCCTGAAAGCCTTCGCTGACGGCGCAGACGGTGTTCTCGTGTCCGGCTGTCACTTCGGTGACTGCCACTACCTTGCAGGCAACTTCAAGGCAGCCAAGAGAATGTTCCTCGTAAAGAGCATCCTCAACAACATGGGTATCGAACACAGACGCTTCCGTATGACATTCGTGTCGGCATCGGAAGGTGCAAAATGGGCAGTCGTCATCACTGATGTGATCAACACGATCAAAGAGATTGGCCCGTCACCTATCGGTGAAGAGAGAAAACGCAGAGGACTCTAA
- a CDS encoding CoB--CoM heterodisulfide reductase iron-sulfur subunit A family protein, whose protein sequence is MVYTGKNAASSPAAEEPRIGVFICHCGTNIAGSLDVPALKEYAETIPHVVVAQNYAYMCSTPGQNMIKEAIEQYHLTGIVVAACTPRLHEQTFRTATANGGLNQFRFEMANIRDQGSWVHMHDWEGGTEKAKDAVRIAVAKAAKLEDLYPMAVPVEHRALVVGAGIGGIQASMDLAAAGIETYLIEKEPTIGGRMSQLDKTFPTLDCSQCILSPKMAEAGRTPNIKLYTLAEVENVEGYIGNFDVTIRRHARGVMTPTEAAAKGIVGGGCTGCGDCAIVCPVVKPNTWEFGMSPRKAIYIQHAQVVPLIYTIDFDACVKCGLCITACGTKKAIDLEMEDELFTIKVGTVILATGYETFPIEQKKEWGYKLYDNVITSLEFERLICASGPTIGHLVRPSDGETPKSVAFVLCAGSRDNTGIGKPYCSRFCCMYSLKHAHQVIEKIPGCKAYIFYMDIRSFGKAYEEFYYRIQHEGAKFIRGRVAMIQELPNKNLLVIAEDTLLSMPVEIEVDLVVLAAAIQPTAETEIVRRHFGVSCSIDKWLLEAHPKLNPCGTTTAGVYLAGVCQGPKDIPDTVAQAEGAASAASIPIHAGQVELEPYYAQCIQELCAGCGMCTNQCPYSALSMTIIDGRTVMEVTAAKCKGCGTCGGFCPGGAIKMQHFTSPQILAQIDAFFLGGEQ, encoded by the coding sequence ATGGTATATACAGGTAAAAACGCCGCATCATCCCCTGCAGCCGAAGAACCGAGAATCGGTGTCTTCATCTGCCACTGCGGTACCAACATCGCCGGTTCCCTTGACGTCCCTGCGTTAAAAGAGTATGCAGAAACCATTCCGCACGTTGTCGTTGCCCAGAACTATGCATACATGTGTTCGACCCCCGGTCAGAACATGATCAAAGAGGCAATCGAACAGTATCACCTTACCGGAATCGTCGTTGCAGCTTGCACTCCCCGTCTCCACGAACAGACCTTCAGAACTGCCACTGCAAACGGCGGTCTGAACCAGTTCAGATTCGAGATGGCCAACATTCGTGACCAGGGCTCCTGGGTCCACATGCACGACTGGGAAGGCGGAACGGAAAAGGCCAAAGACGCCGTCCGTATCGCCGTTGCCAAAGCCGCAAAACTCGAAGACCTTTATCCGATGGCCGTGCCGGTCGAACACCGTGCCTTAGTCGTCGGTGCAGGTATTGGCGGTATTCAGGCCTCCATGGACCTCGCCGCTGCCGGTATCGAGACCTACTTAATTGAGAAGGAACCGACAATCGGCGGTCGTATGTCCCAGCTCGACAAGACCTTCCCGACCCTCGACTGTTCCCAGTGCATTCTTTCTCCGAAGATGGCAGAAGCCGGCAGAACACCGAACATCAAACTCTACACCCTCGCTGAAGTCGAGAACGTAGAAGGATACATCGGTAACTTCGATGTTACCATCCGCCGCCACGCCCGTGGTGTAATGACCCCGACCGAAGCTGCTGCAAAAGGCATCGTCGGCGGAGGATGTACCGGCTGCGGTGACTGTGCAATTGTCTGCCCAGTCGTCAAACCCAACACCTGGGAATTCGGTATGTCGCCACGCAAGGCTATCTACATCCAGCACGCACAGGTTGTCCCGCTCATCTACACCATCGACTTCGATGCATGTGTGAAATGCGGTCTGTGTATTACTGCCTGCGGAACCAAGAAGGCAATCGACCTCGAAATGGAAGATGAACTCTTCACGATCAAAGTCGGTACCGTCATCCTTGCAACCGGTTACGAAACCTTCCCGATCGAACAGAAGAAAGAGTGGGGTTACAAACTCTACGACAACGTCATCACCTCTCTCGAGTTCGAGCGTCTGATCTGTGCATCCGGTCCGACCATCGGTCACCTTGTCCGTCCCTCCGACGGTGAGACCCCGAAGTCCGTTGCTTTCGTCCTTTGTGCAGGTTCCCGAGACAACACCGGTATCGGCAAGCCGTACTGTTCCAGATTCTGCTGCATGTACTCGCTGAAACACGCCCACCAGGTCATCGAAAAGATCCCCGGCTGTAAAGCATACATCTTCTACATGGACATCCGTTCCTTCGGTAAGGCATACGAAGAGTTCTACTACCGTATCCAGCACGAAGGCGCCAAGTTCATCCGCGGTCGTGTCGCCATGATCCAGGAACTTCCAAACAAGAACCTCCTGGTCATTGCCGAAGACACGCTCCTGAGCATGCCTGTCGAGATTGAAGTTGATCTCGTCGTCCTCGCAGCCGCAATTCAGCCGACTGCAGAAACGGAAATCGTGCGCAGACACTTCGGTGTTTCCTGCTCGATCGACAAGTGGCTCCTTGAAGCCCACCCGAAACTGAACCCCTGTGGAACCACCACTGCTGGTGTGTACCTTGCTGGTGTCTGTCAGGGTCCAAAAGACATTCCCGACACCGTAGCACAGGCTGAAGGTGCAGCATCCGCAGCATCCATCCCAATCCACGCAGGTCAGGTCGAACTTGAGCCCTACTATGCCCAGTGCATTCAGGAACTCTGTGCCGGCTGTGGCATGTGTACCAACCAATGCCCATACTCTGCTCTGTCCATGACAATCATCGATGGCAGAACAGTAATGGAAGTCACTGCAGCAAAGTGTAAGGGCTGTGGAACGTGCGGCGGTTTCTGCCCCGGCGGCGCCATCAAGATGCAGCACTTCACGAGCCCGCAGATTCTGGCTCAGATCGATGCATTCTTCCTTGGAGGTGAACAGTAA
- the hdrB gene encoding CoB--CoM heterodisulfide reductase subunit B — protein MSHETHKYAFFLGCIAPNRYPGIEASAIRTGKKVGIDLVPLKGASCCPAPGAFGSIDLNVWYAMAARNLILAEQMNMDIALICNGCYKSIWEVNHKLKHNDELRDSVNEVLKEVDMEYKGTTNVYHLAELYYNDEVCGLDKLKDSVTTPLSGVKVACHYGCHLLKPAKDREFAGGKIGDSEHPMWFEELVNALGAEAVEYRNKMQCCGAGGGVRGYDIAHALDITNEKLTNMTAAGADAIVDTCPFCQLQFDRGEFEIGQKFGVAWNIPVLHFCEMLGLAQGMSPVELGLDLHQTSCVPFLDKLKGGQ, from the coding sequence ATGTCACACGAGACGCACAAATACGCATTCTTCCTTGGATGCATTGCGCCGAACCGGTATCCCGGTATCGAAGCCTCTGCAATCCGTACCGGTAAGAAAGTCGGCATCGATCTTGTTCCGCTGAAAGGAGCTTCCTGCTGCCCTGCCCCCGGTGCATTCGGGTCCATCGACCTCAATGTCTGGTATGCCATGGCTGCCCGCAACCTCATCCTGGCAGAACAGATGAATATGGATATCGCCCTGATCTGTAACGGCTGTTACAAATCGATCTGGGAAGTCAACCACAAACTGAAACACAACGACGAGCTTCGCGACTCCGTCAATGAAGTCTTAAAGGAAGTCGACATGGAATACAAAGGTACTACCAATGTCTACCACCTTGCCGAACTTTACTACAACGACGAAGTCTGCGGTCTTGACAAACTCAAAGACAGCGTCACGACCCCTCTTAGCGGCGTGAAAGTTGCCTGCCACTACGGCTGCCACTTACTCAAACCCGCCAAGGACCGTGAGTTTGCCGGCGGAAAGATCGGCGATTCCGAACACCCGATGTGGTTCGAAGAACTCGTCAATGCTCTTGGTGCAGAAGCCGTTGAATACCGCAACAAAATGCAGTGCTGCGGTGCCGGCGGAGGCGTTCGCGGTTACGACATCGCTCACGCTCTCGACATCACCAACGAGAAACTCACCAATATGACTGCTGCCGGTGCCGACGCGATTGTCGATACCTGTCCGTTCTGTCAGCTTCAGTTCGACCGCGGTGAGTTCGAAATCGGTCAGAAATTCGGTGTCGCATGGAACATCCCGGTACTTCACTTCTGTGAAATGCTCGGTCTTGCCCAGGGCATGTCTCCGGTCGAACTTGGTCTCGACCTTCACCAGACTTCCTGCGTACCGTTCCTTGACAAACTGAAGGGAGGACAGTAA